From a region of the Geothrix sp. 21YS21S-2 genome:
- a CDS encoding kelch repeat-containing protein has protein sequence MLEFEKRVTAAGRAWLALILVALGVQVACGGGGSGSGPNPPAVGISYPQNPCTYEAGTAILPNRPVVQGGAPSQFAVTPGLPAGLALDPVGGGLSGTPVTAAPAALYRVTATFGARTAHCDLTITVLDPPPGHLAYAMADSVLTAGDSLVSIQPSYDGGRPTRFSVAPALPPGLALDPATGLLEGCPRDPAPAAGFVITASNSGGSATATVVFAVRPAGAPGPLRYAVNPVVFEAGRTALPDLPSCEGIIAGYAVDPPLPPGLSLDPSSGAIGGVPVAATAPRVYQVSATNSGGTSTCALALTVVQAAESLPVTLDALVTAGKGGYRASVRPGGTLYAWSLVNGTILSGQGTAAITYQAGTAGPLEARVAVDGAWGRGTATAVAPPAAHLFAQAKVFYGEKGILASVPPQAGMKYRWTLLPGTADGTITGSADGPVLAYEVGPSPGFYRLQVEVENLAGDRSSRIRDLEVVKGQFLKDVRTPRQRDGASLTVCGDGRVLMVGGYVPDDNFQYINTLWWTSGPTAIVELFDPATSTWAEVAPIPTARAHHSATRLPDGTILVAGGQALDPTGERLVPSVKAEIYDPATDTWSVAGAMALARSYYTATLLRNGKVLVVGGSVSDRSAELYDPGTRAWSRAAAPRAQRVEHVAGLLADGKVLVTGGTNGLNVHFDNTAERYDPLTDTWSSAASPLSAHIWRQCIPLPTGRLLLAGGFDTVGNLGRRPEAELYDPRTDRWTATQSMQYGRATSGATTLKDGRILVVGGTSSSTYPPIQAPAELFDPVSNTWSDAGLPLSPRDHPNLAVLEDGTVLMAGGNLMGSGANAPGAYLAGAEFFSPATRSWSARGGMERVRGEATAVALADGRVLVAGGMTLSSCPPATELYDPATRSWSSAGALAKGRMGLAAALAGEGEVLVAGGADYEGNVLASVERYEAAANRWTEAAPLATGRVYPTATRLLDGRVLVAGGSSRLAGNLALASAEIYDPATGRWTSAGTLQVARVHHTATLLRDGTVLVAGGEGSLGSGGAPPVFNSAELYDPATNTWSPTGSMTYPKLWTTAILLQDGKVFMVGAGGDFTLYNPGYAETYDPLTRSWSRSGPVEGRRWAPLAALQADGRVFVLGGSNDPDKVLFAQIFDPVGQTWQAVPSGTNCYLSGLAVPLPDGRILIVGGFPEYIPFFWKP, from the coding sequence GTGCTTGAATTCGAGAAGAGGGTAACGGCCGCTGGCCGGGCCTGGCTTGCGCTCATCCTGGTCGCCCTGGGGGTGCAGGTGGCCTGTGGGGGGGGAGGCAGCGGGTCAGGTCCCAATCCGCCGGCGGTCGGCATCAGCTATCCCCAGAATCCCTGCACCTACGAAGCCGGCACGGCGATCCTCCCCAACAGGCCGGTCGTCCAGGGTGGAGCCCCTTCCCAGTTCGCGGTGACCCCGGGCCTTCCGGCCGGTCTGGCCCTGGATCCCGTGGGCGGAGGGTTGTCCGGGACGCCCGTCACGGCCGCGCCCGCGGCCCTGTACCGGGTCACGGCCACCTTTGGGGCCCGGACGGCCCACTGCGATCTCACCATCACGGTGCTCGACCCGCCTCCGGGCCATCTCGCCTACGCCATGGCGGACTCCGTGCTTACCGCCGGGGACTCGCTTGTGAGCATCCAGCCCTCCTATGACGGGGGCCGGCCCACGCGGTTCTCGGTGGCTCCGGCCTTGCCTCCGGGGCTGGCCCTCGACCCTGCGACGGGGCTGCTCGAGGGCTGCCCCCGGGATCCGGCGCCGGCGGCGGGTTTCGTCATCACGGCGTCGAATTCCGGCGGAAGCGCCACCGCCACCGTGGTATTCGCGGTCCGGCCCGCAGGCGCCCCCGGGCCGCTGCGCTACGCGGTGAACCCGGTGGTGTTCGAAGCGGGCAGGACCGCCTTGCCGGACCTGCCCTCCTGCGAGGGGATCATTGCGGGCTATGCGGTCGACCCGCCCCTTCCGCCTGGCCTGTCGCTGGATCCGTCCTCGGGCGCCATCGGCGGGGTTCCGGTTGCGGCAACCGCTCCCAGGGTGTACCAGGTGTCCGCCACGAACAGCGGCGGCACTTCCACCTGTGCGCTGGCCCTCACGGTGGTGCAGGCGGCCGAAAGCCTCCCCGTGACCCTGGACGCCCTCGTCACCGCCGGCAAGGGCGGGTACCGGGCATCCGTGCGCCCGGGAGGGACGCTCTATGCATGGTCCCTGGTGAACGGGACGATCCTCAGCGGCCAAGGCACAGCGGCCATCACCTATCAGGCCGGAACGGCGGGGCCCCTGGAGGCCCGGGTCGCGGTGGATGGGGCCTGGGGACGGGGCACGGCCACGGCCGTGGCCCCCCCTGCCGCCCATCTCTTCGCCCAGGCAAAGGTGTTCTACGGGGAGAAGGGCATCCTGGCCTCGGTCCCCCCCCAGGCGGGCATGAAATACCGGTGGACGCTGCTCCCAGGGACCGCGGACGGGACGATCACGGGGAGCGCCGACGGACCGGTGCTGGCCTATGAGGTGGGACCGTCCCCCGGCTTCTATCGCCTCCAGGTGGAGGTGGAGAACCTTGCCGGCGACCGCTCATCCAGGATCCGGGATCTGGAAGTCGTGAAAGGCCAATTCCTGAAGGATGTCCGTACGCCAAGGCAGCGGGACGGCGCCAGCCTGACGGTTTGCGGGGACGGCAGGGTGCTCATGGTGGGCGGCTATGTGCCGGACGATAACTTCCAATACATCAATACCCTGTGGTGGACCAGCGGGCCGACCGCCATTGTCGAGCTCTTCGACCCGGCCACCAGCACGTGGGCCGAGGTCGCCCCGATCCCCACCGCCAGGGCCCATCATTCCGCGACGCGCCTTCCGGACGGGACCATCCTGGTGGCCGGCGGCCAGGCCCTGGACCCCACGGGGGAACGGCTCGTCCCCAGCGTGAAGGCGGAAATCTACGATCCGGCCACCGATACCTGGTCGGTGGCCGGCGCCATGGCCCTGGCGCGCAGCTACTACACCGCCACCCTCCTGAGGAACGGGAAGGTGCTGGTCGTGGGTGGCTCCGTGAGTGACCGGAGCGCCGAGCTTTACGATCCGGGCACCCGCGCCTGGTCACGGGCGGCTGCGCCCCGGGCGCAGCGGGTGGAGCATGTCGCGGGCCTCCTGGCGGATGGCAAGGTCCTGGTGACCGGCGGCACGAACGGCCTCAATGTCCACTTCGACAACACGGCCGAGCGGTACGACCCTCTGACCGATACCTGGTCCAGCGCCGCAAGCCCGCTGAGTGCCCACATCTGGCGGCAATGCATCCCCCTCCCCACCGGCAGGCTCCTCCTGGCTGGAGGCTTCGATACCGTTGGAAACCTGGGCCGGAGGCCGGAGGCGGAGCTGTACGACCCCAGGACGGATCGCTGGACCGCGACCCAAAGCATGCAGTACGGCCGGGCGACCTCCGGCGCCACGACCCTCAAGGATGGCCGCATCCTGGTGGTGGGTGGGACCTCGAGCAGCACGTACCCACCCATCCAGGCTCCGGCCGAGCTGTTCGATCCCGTCTCGAACACCTGGTCCGACGCCGGCCTGCCCCTCAGTCCCCGCGACCACCCGAACCTGGCGGTCCTGGAGGATGGGACCGTGCTGATGGCGGGCGGCAACCTCATGGGGTCCGGCGCCAACGCCCCAGGCGCCTACCTCGCGGGGGCGGAGTTCTTTTCGCCAGCCACCCGGAGCTGGTCGGCCAGGGGAGGCATGGAACGGGTCCGGGGGGAGGCCACGGCCGTAGCCCTGGCGGATGGCCGGGTCCTTGTCGCGGGGGGGATGACCCTCTCCTCCTGTCCCCCCGCCACGGAACTGTATGATCCCGCCACCCGTTCCTGGAGCTCCGCCGGCGCCTTGGCCAAGGGGCGCATGGGCCTCGCGGCGGCCCTGGCGGGTGAAGGGGAGGTCCTGGTTGCCGGGGGGGCGGACTACGAAGGCAACGTGCTGGCCAGCGTGGAACGGTACGAGGCCGCGGCCAACCGCTGGACCGAGGCTGCCCCGCTGGCCACGGGACGGGTCTACCCCACCGCCACCCGGCTCCTGGATGGGAGGGTGCTGGTGGCCGGCGGCTCCAGCCGGTTGGCCGGCAACCTCGCCCTGGCTTCGGCCGAGATCTACGATCCTGCCACGGGCCGGTGGACCAGCGCCGGCACCCTGCAGGTGGCCCGCGTCCACCACACCGCGACCCTGCTGCGGGATGGAACCGTCCTGGTGGCCGGCGGGGAAGGCTCCCTGGGGTCCGGCGGGGCCCCCCCGGTGTTCAACAGTGCCGAACTCTACGACCCTGCCACGAACACCTGGTCCCCGACCGGGAGCATGACGTACCCGAAACTGTGGACCACGGCGATCCTCCTGCAGGATGGCAAGGTGTTCATGGTGGGCGCCGGGGGCGATTTCACCCTGTACAATCCCGGGTATGCCGAAACCTATGACCCGCTCACCCGGTCCTGGTCGCGCTCCGGCCCTGTGGAGGGCCGGCGGTGGGCTCCCCTGGCGGCGCTGCAGGCCGACGGAAGGGTTTTCGTCCTGGGCGGCAGCAATGATCCGGACAAGGTCCTGTTCGCGCAGATCTTCGACCCCGTGGGCCAGACCTGGCAGGCGGTGCCGTCCGGCACCAACTGTTACCTGAGCGGCCTTGCGGTGCCTCTGCCGGACGGCAGGATCCTGATCGTGGGCGGGTTTCCGGAGTACATCCCCTTCTTCTGGAAACCCTGA
- a CDS encoding DUF2795 domain-containing protein: MTRGVGGESPSNLALHLKGLEFPCKRKDLADHVRKNNPDEKVVNALEGLPDRLYTTMAEVMEAFGETH, encoded by the coding sequence ATGACTCGAGGCGTGGGTGGAGAATCGCCGTCCAATCTGGCGCTGCATTTGAAAGGACTGGAATTCCCGTGCAAGAGGAAGGACCTTGCGGACCACGTCCGGAAGAACAACCCGGACGAGAAGGTGGTGAACGCCCTGGAAGGGCTGCCCGACCGGCTCTACACGACCATGGCTGAGGTCATGGAGGCCTTCGGGGAGACGCACTAG
- a CDS encoding carboxypeptidase-like regulatory domain-containing protein: MAIRPLVPIALACLLGCSDGGHPPTAGGVGIPPTTPGLVAGKVTDAEGRPLAGIQVALSPVHGKEGALRAVTDAQGGFRMELSVRGGSSYQLAFQGEGDLVRHGAEITPAPGAPAHVPARQELVFVLDPALQGRIRAAVAPSLPSGPEEGWVLADTLEIYQRIPFHGPAEALKVAALAPPYQGTLAPGTYDFRVTRSRSRGAETEVVGHARQEVTVGFGPDPEVTLQLLPRI, translated from the coding sequence ATGGCCATCCGTCCCCTCGTCCCCATCGCTCTGGCCTGCCTTCTCGGATGCTCCGACGGGGGGCATCCCCCCACCGCAGGCGGCGTGGGCATTCCCCCCACGACCCCGGGCCTGGTGGCGGGAAAGGTCACCGACGCCGAAGGCCGGCCCCTGGCCGGGATCCAGGTCGCGCTCTCCCCGGTCCACGGAAAGGAGGGCGCACTCCGGGCCGTCACGGACGCCCAGGGTGGGTTCCGCATGGAGCTGTCCGTGAGGGGCGGCTCCAGCTACCAGCTGGCGTTCCAGGGGGAAGGGGACCTGGTCCGGCATGGGGCCGAGATCACCCCGGCGCCTGGCGCTCCGGCCCACGTCCCGGCCCGTCAGGAGCTGGTGTTCGTGCTCGATCCGGCGCTCCAGGGCCGCATCAGGGCCGCGGTGGCTCCCTCCCTGCCGTCCGGCCCGGAGGAGGGCTGGGTCCTGGCGGACACCCTTGAGATCTACCAGCGCATTCCCTTCCACGGCCCGGCCGAAGCCCTGAAGGTGGCCGCGCTCGCCCCGCCGTACCAGGGGACCCTGGCCCCCGGCACCTACGACTTCCGGGTGACCCGCAGCCGGAGCCGGGGTGCCGAGACCGAAGTCGTGGGCCACGCCCGGCAGGAGGTGACCGTCGGTTTCGGGCCGGACCCCGAGGTGACCCTCCAGCTGCTGCCGCGGATCTGA
- a CDS encoding BON domain-containing protein, whose amino-acid sequence MPKVPLPTLMLVPALLAASQPDTDARIAAAARNSYNFRVHLKGDTLEVASRSGAVTLSGTVANEFHRTLAEETVKDLPGVTSVTNLLVLKAEASATAPDVWLATKVRTALRYHRNVDEATVGVAARDGVVTLSGRIGSAAQKGLAQDIAGNVDGVKEVRNTLRVVPPGAKTLAEKIDDASVTAQVKAVLLAHRGTRMLATHVKTDRGVVTLGGEARNSAEKILVERLTSDVKGVRRVRNRMTVAP is encoded by the coding sequence ATGCCGAAGGTCCCCTTGCCCACCCTGATGCTCGTCCCCGCGCTCCTCGCGGCCTCGCAACCGGACACGGATGCCCGGATCGCCGCGGCGGCCCGGAATTCCTACAATTTCCGCGTCCACCTCAAGGGCGACACCCTCGAGGTCGCCTCCCGCTCGGGCGCGGTCACCCTCAGCGGGACGGTGGCCAACGAGTTCCACCGGACCCTCGCGGAGGAGACCGTCAAGGACCTCCCGGGCGTGACCTCCGTGACCAACCTCCTGGTCCTCAAGGCCGAAGCCTCGGCCACGGCCCCCGACGTCTGGCTGGCCACGAAGGTCCGGACCGCCCTGCGCTACCACCGGAACGTCGACGAGGCCACCGTGGGCGTCGCGGCCCGGGACGGCGTCGTGACGCTCTCGGGCCGCATCGGCAGCGCCGCCCAGAAGGGCCTCGCCCAGGACATCGCCGGGAACGTGGACGGGGTGAAGGAGGTGAGGAACACCCTGCGCGTCGTGCCCCCCGGAGCGAAGACCCTGGCCGAGAAGATCGACGACGCCTCGGTCACCGCCCAGGTGAAGGCCGTGCTCCTGGCCCACCGGGGCACGCGCATGCTCGCCACCCACGTCAAAACGGACCGGGGCGTCGTCACCCTCGGGGGCGAAGCCAGGAATTCCGCGGAGAAGATCCTGGTCGAGCGCCTCACCTCGGACGTCAAGGGGGTCCGGCGCGTCCGGAACCGGATGACCGTCGCCCCCTGA
- a CDS encoding SRPBCC family protein, translating into MGTPITATRLLHEDHQRIRELYQKLCQESRPAGQEDPARELLEALEIHSWLEERLVYPLLTTACQDDSLTQRLGGAHGDMKRLISEFRLKGGYGGPEGRKVLGRLMIFLQEHVLEEEEQAFPVLAAGAAPNEELGADLARLRGRMEMFPPFAHSIDLAVPLQVAYNQWTQFEDFPRFLANVKEVRQAGPTRVEWRAEVAGKDLRWTSEIYEQTPDARIAWRSLEGSMNAGSVSFLALDEGSSRILVELNYEPQGLLENLGAMVGVLPRYVASNLQNYKEHLERTRAESGAWRGRVAGNPMDARKSGGGEVRPGPS; encoded by the coding sequence ATGGGCACACCGATCACCGCAACCCGGCTGCTCCACGAGGACCATCAACGCATCCGCGAGCTCTACCAGAAGCTCTGCCAGGAATCCCGGCCCGCCGGCCAGGAGGACCCCGCCAGGGAACTCCTTGAGGCCTTGGAGATCCATTCCTGGCTGGAGGAACGCCTGGTCTACCCGCTCCTCACGACGGCGTGCCAGGACGACAGCCTGACGCAGCGCCTGGGCGGGGCCCATGGCGACATGAAGCGGCTCATCAGCGAATTCAGGCTCAAGGGCGGTTACGGCGGTCCGGAGGGCCGGAAGGTGCTGGGCCGGCTCATGATCTTCCTCCAGGAGCATGTCCTCGAAGAGGAGGAGCAGGCGTTCCCGGTGCTGGCGGCGGGCGCCGCCCCCAACGAGGAACTCGGCGCGGACCTGGCCCGGCTCCGGGGCCGGATGGAGATGTTCCCTCCCTTCGCCCATTCCATCGACCTGGCGGTGCCCCTGCAGGTGGCCTACAACCAGTGGACCCAGTTCGAGGACTTCCCGCGCTTCCTGGCCAACGTGAAGGAGGTGCGCCAGGCCGGCCCCACCCGCGTGGAGTGGCGCGCCGAGGTGGCCGGGAAGGACCTGCGCTGGACCTCAGAGATCTACGAGCAGACCCCCGACGCCCGCATCGCCTGGCGGAGCTTGGAAGGGTCCATGAACGCGGGTTCGGTGAGCTTCCTGGCCCTGGACGAAGGCTCCTCGCGGATCCTGGTGGAGCTGAACTACGAGCCCCAGGGGCTCCTCGAAAACCTCGGGGCCATGGTGGGCGTCCTGCCTCGGTACGTGGCCTCGAACCTCCAGAACTACAAGGAGCACCTGGAGCGCACGCGCGCGGAGAGCGGAGCCTGGCGCGGCAGGGTCGCCGGGAATCCCATGGATGCCAGGAAGAGTGGCGGGGGTGAGGTGCGCCCGGGTCCCTCCTGA